tctctcccttcgtctctctctcctctctcctttctctctctctcctttctctctctcagctccagaGGTTCTTGCTCAGAAGCCCTACAGTAAGGCAGTGGACTGCTGGTCCATCGGTGTCATTGCATACATCCTGTAAGTTTCTACAGTCTATTGTACAACTCCTACAGACATGCTATGTGTTCCCATACCCAATCAATGCCATGAGGGCATAATTCACAGCTTTATATTGAGGGCCTTGGTTTGGATCCTTCTAGAGTGCAGCTGCATTTCACAAGTTCGCACACACGTTTGACttattgtgcatgtgtgtgtgcgggcgtgtgtttgtctgtgtgcgtggatgtttgtgtgttttgtaatGGAGAATGACACAACATCatgcctctctctttcctttcatcAGAGCCAGATGTTGGTCTGCTACACTCTGCTCTGCTCAGTCACCATGTATGGACATAGTGCTTCTGAGGAGAAAAAACTGACTTTTCAACATGTCTCTTTTGTTTTTcacccctctgtctgtgtgtggacaACCTCTGAGTCAGAGGGCAGATTTAGCTCTGTGTGTGTTCCAGCTCTCGCTGACTGAGttccaggcgtgtgtgtgtgttttaggggttagagttcagggttagggacagggagaataggggttagagttcagggttagggacagggtgaataggggttagagttcagggttagggacagggtgaataggggttagagttcagggttagggacagggtgAATAGGGGTTAGAGTTTAGGGACAGGGTGAATAGGGGTTAGAGTTCATTGTTAGGGACAGGGTGAATAGGGGTTAGAGTTCATTGTTAGGGACAGGGTGAATAGGGGTTAGAgttcagggttagggacagggtgAATAGGGGTTAGAGTTCATTGTTAGGGACATGGTGAATAGGGGTTAGAgttcagggttagggacagggtgaataggggttagagttcagggttagggacagggtgaataggggttagagttcagggttagggacagggtgaataggggttagagttcagggttagggacagggtgAATAGGGGTTAGAGTTCATTGTTAGGGACAGGGTGAATAGGGGTTAGAgttcagggttagggacagggtgaataggggttagagttcagggttagggacagggtgaataggggttagagttcagggttagggacagggtgaataggggttagagttcagggttagggacagggtgAATAGGGGCAATGGAACCATAAAGGctgtgagagcgagagaaagatgtGTTACCTCGGTCGTTAGAGCATCAGGGCAAATCTTTCTCATCCGCTGAAAACGTTCCTCATTTttgctcctctctccctttctgtgttGTTCTTGGCTCTCGATGGTTTGTCGCTCTGTGATGTGCAAAGCAGGCTCTgccctctggttctctctctcacccttctcctcttcccttgTTCTTTCTCCCGCCCAAATAGCTCAGACATCCTTCTGTTCTCTATTTTCACCTGTTTATCCATCTCTGTTCGTTTATTGATGTAGTTGTTATGTAACTCTCCATGCTTACACAGCTTTGGATATAAGGATCACTATGTGTCACTGGGTCattagaggggtgtgtgtgtgtgtgtgtgtgtgtgtgtgtgtgtgtgtgtgtgtgtgtgtgtgtgtgtgtgtgtgtgtgtgtgtgtgtgtgtgtgtgtgtgtgtgtgtgtgtgtgtgtgtgtgtgtgtgtgtgtgtgtgtgtgtgtgtgtgtgcgcgcactccTGTCACCTCTACTGTACACATGTGAGGGAGGAGAAATAAATGTCTGAGAAACAGCgttcacacagtcagtcagtccagctgGCGGATTAAACTGTGAATGTTTGTGTATGTTCAATAAGTAGTCCTTAAACATCCTTGTGAATAGCCTAGGCAATGTTAAATTAGACAAAATATGTGTTTAGAGTTCAAGTAAATATATAAAATCCAAGAATATCCAGTTGTGGATGGTTGGGTTGAGGCCTGATGTTGGACCCCTTGATGTTTCCTCAGTGAGTTCCCAGTGATCAGTGAGCTACTCCCGTCTTGTCATTTAGCCATTAGCACCATTAGAACGGACCTCGTTAGCCGATTTCCGAGCGCCTCCACACAATCCGGCTCGGCATGCCTGGTtgggtctctcctctaggtgTGAAGCGATCGCATCAGGTAATCGGGTGGAATAATCGCACCGGCTCCTGCGGAGGAATGGCGCGCAAGTCTTTAACCAAATGGGAAAGCACAAAAGCAAAAAGCTCATTGCGGCCACATCAGGCAGAACAGCTTCTCGATGGAGAAAGGCATTTTAATGAGGTTCGATCATAATGGCGGCTCATGTTTTCTATGGAAATCGTTTTGCCACTTGAAGAAGTTCAATTAGTCCAGGATGAGGTTAGGAGAGCAGACAGAGAAAAGGTTTAGGATACATTACATTCACCTTGTCAGTTTATTCTTATCAATTGAATAGTTGTTCAAGCATTTGTCTCATTCGTCATCATGTTATTCTATTATCATCTTAAAAGTAAACGATTCCCTGAAGTAGGAAGTGAATGCATgtgttaacttttttttttttttatgagctcacttcctgtctgtgtctgcaggtTGTGTGGCTATCCTCCATTCTACGATGAGAACGACTCCAAGCTCTTTGAGCAGATCCTCAAAGCAGACTACGAGTTTGACGCACCATACTGGGACGACATATCTGATTCaggtaagctgtgtgtgtgtgcgtgtctaatGGAGTGAGGATCCCCTTCAGACAGAGcaccttcctcctcttcttcctcccgtCTGGCAAATATGGACACCACGCCACCATAGCTACTTTCTCTATGCTGTGGCGTCGTCCTCTTGgaatttgtgtgtgtttttaagaGGTCATCACAGACCAGATCTGAAAACCCTATATTCTCCAGTTTGGCGCCAGTCTAACCAGTAAACCATAAAACAacagtagttattacaggaagAGAGCGGAGGCTTCGTCCAGCTATTCGGTACACTGGCCAGGGAGTGTGGGAAACCATGTGCCTTGAACTGTTTACTgtttgtgtatgttgtgatgAGTGTGAGTTACTGTTCTCTAATGGTTTCCCACAGCCAAAGACTTTATCGGTAGTCTGATGGAGAAAGACCCGGCGAAGCGCTTCACCTGTGACCAGGCTCTCAGACACCCATGGTGAGAGACAACACACACTGATCAtaaacgcacacactcacacacacacacacacacacacacacacacacacacacacacacacacacactcatgtggGTATTATGGGATGTTaaagtggctgtgtgtgtgttcaggatcGCTGGGGACACGGCCCTCTGCAAGAACATCCATGAGTCTGTGAGCAGGCAGATCAGGAAAAACTTTGCCAAGAGCAAATGGAGGGTACGTTTGAATATATGGTAATAAATGTCTGAGTGTCATTCAAGTGTCCGAGTGTGTCTGAGTGATTGCTTATTTAATGTAGTGTTTATAAATCATACACTggtctcttcctttctctcctcctccctctctcctctctctcttcctccctctctcctctctctctctctctctctctcttcctctcttcttctctcttgcgctcttcttctcttctctctcgctctcttcctctctctcgctctctttcttctctctcttcccctctctcttcctctctctctcgctctccagcaAGCCTTCAATGCCACTGCAGTGGTGCGACACATGAGGAGACTGCAGTTGAGCAGCAGTATGGGCCAGAGCATGGACAGCTCTCACCCTCACCCTCCTAACAGCCGGGCCGCACAGATGCAGAACCAACGGAACCAGGCCAACCAGAACCAGGCCAACCAGACTCCCAACCAGACCCCTAGCCAGAGCTCTACTCAACCCTCTCCGAGTCCAAGCCAGACTCGGAGCCAGAGCCAGAACCCTAATGCAGCCATTATGAAGAGCTTTTCTGTGGACTCACCTCACAAGGACTGTAAGTGGACATGtatgcatccacacacacacacacaaaccatgaACTAGTAAACACCAACTACCAGTTTGTTAGTTCTGACTGTGTGTTCATAGcctctgttctctccccaggTGCCCCAGCCACTCCCACCCCCTGCAGCCTGGCgtctgcagcctcctctgtccccTCTGGGGGGGCAGAGCTCGCCCGGCCCCACCCCTCCACTGTTGCCACGGTACTAACAGAGACTAAGTGACGCCAGGTCCCGCGGGGGACCAGCTGGGAGGCTACGgcgctgtgagagagagaggggcgaaaaCCGCACCCTCCCCTTCCTTACCGCCCCTACTACCCCCACCCAGCCTGCCCCCCGCCCTGCCCCTCCCCCACGCTGCATCTGGGAGGACTGGGAGAGCAGAGAACTCTAAACCCATTGCACCAATCACAACACGCCATACTCACCTTGGACACGCCCATTGTGTCGACTCTGTGGAACCACACCCACTCCAAGAGCATTATTAATTGGTTTACCTTTTGAGTGTTTGTTTCTGTCCGAGACCATGATGAGTGAAGTGGGTGTGTTTTCAGAAGCTGCCGTCGGATTGGGCGTTGTCTACGTCAGTCAAACTCAATTTCCCTCTAGTCTTTCCCACATCTTCTAGATGGTCCTACTTGTGAGTTTTTAAATTCTGTTTATTTTTCTTGAATTCATCCTCTTGGTTAACAGTTACCAACTGGATTATTTTTCATTTGTATTTTCTTGCGCTTTTTTTCCCATGTTTATGTTCGCGCCCGTGTTTAAGACGTGCTTTAAAAGTACCATGAGACTGTTGAGTGATGTTTCATGAGTAAGCGCTTTATCTATTTGCAAGTTCGAGGTTTGGATGCGGTTTCAGACGTAGATAATGTGTGTACAGCTACCAAGTTAGACTCTTCATCGACGTGAATTTTATCAGACAGAGAATAGAGATTGTAAACAGTTTTAAAATACCCAAAATGGGGTCAGAGCATTGTACAACTTATTTGTTAAGGGAGACATGCACTATGTTTAATTATTGTCTTGCTTTATAAGACTTTTATAACGACCACCCTATATGGGacgcatatacagtatattatgaaACACACTGCAGGTTTAGGATCGAGTTGGAGAGTGCTAGACAGGGATGCCCCCTGTTAAAGTTTTAACCATCACATGTTAGTTACCTGTGGGGTTTCCCATCCTAAAGATCAGGGGCTACAGGTGGGAAACCAGGCACTTCCAAATGGGCCTCAGAAAAAGCCCATATGAAAAAGAGCAGCCatctctgtagtgtagtgtaagcATGGGAAACCCTGACCTAGTGTATCAGTTTCCCAGGATCCAAGACGGTGGAGCTGTTGTCTCTACCCCCATCCCTTttacaaagccatgacctcaccACAAGAGCCATCATCATGATGACATCATCAACCGGCACCCAGTACACAAGTTCTCAGGGATTTGGACTGGGCGCCGTGGTGACCCTTGTTGCTGTAGAAAACGGTCGCGAGCATAGATTTGTCTACACAGTTAGATGCAAGTCCAACGATCCCTTTATGTCATTGTAATGTCTAGCCAAAGCACTGTTGAAACAGAGAATATGTGGACACACTGATTATACCTGATTTAAACACCGATGGTTAGCTATGAGCTAGACCTTTAACCCTGGCCGATCCCCACTGGGAAATGGATTGTTTTGAAACGAAGGGCTGAACTCTGAAAATCTGGAGAAAGATGACAAGATGTTTTCTATTTTTCTCCCCCTtgccttctcctttcctctctgtcccacccctccctccctccctctttttctttctAGTTTCTTTAAGACCAGTTCACTGTATTCTGTAGAAGTTTCACCCAACACTGGGACTGTTACGCTCACGACACCAGGGTCCCCTAACCAGACTATGGCCAGACACAGCCCTGCATATAGCCTGCAAATAGCCTACATATAGAGGTCAAAGTGCAGTATTATTACCTGGCTTCGTGGTGCTGGGTCAACCATCATTAAGTGTGATGTCATCGACTGGATTATTTTAGGGTGTGGGTGGGCTTTACTTTAGGGCTCcgtttttgtttatttatttatttttatcgaGGCAAGCATGTATTGTTTTCTGATATGAATGAATATATTTGTTGGAAACGTCTTGTGAATATGAATGCTAATTTGTAAGATAACCTATGCGAATGTTGTGCAGTGCgggcgtgtgtttgtgtgggggggggggggttgatttgTATTCCCTTTGGAATGTTTAATGTGTTTAAATTAGCTACAGCCCCCACACCTCTCCATCCCGCACCATACTGAGCTTTGATACCACGATATTCAGAGCATACCGTACTGAACACTCAGTAACTGCCATCTACGGAGTTACCATGGAGATGACGCCATCAGTATTCTAAACAATATCCGACTaaagaaaatacaaataaaaacattttaaatttaAAAGCAAACTCAGGCTTTAGTTTGCAATGTGTATAAATGTTGAAGCTTTGACTGATACGACATCCACTGTTATGGAGCTGTGCTGTTTTTACACATGTATCTGCCTAAGTCATCAGTCGTCCACTTTACCCCCTTGCTCACTGACACTACGGCAACAGGCGTCCCAACACACCTAAACACATGCCCATGATCAACTGtcatgagagaaaaaaatcccaCAATGCATCACAACGCTTTTTTTCTAAAGATTAAATGCGAAGCATGTTGAAAGTGCTTAAAGAAATCCAACTCCACAAGTGTTTGCATTAACTTTTATATACCATTGTATGATGTGTGTATCTGTATCTAAAGAAGAAGATCAATGTGTCCATAGAGAGAAGAGTAttgttgggaaccactgcatcTCCCTGTGGGTCCCTGTGGGGTCCAGAGCCCGGGGAATGGGCCATATTTACTCTGCATGTGACCAAAATAAACCTCCATCTTGTGTGGCGGTCTCTCACTAACGACTCCTGGTAGATGTTCcccttaaccacagatctaggatcagaaaaCTCTCCCTCAATCTAAAGCTCAACCATTAGATACTAACTTAACCATAGATCTCGGCTCAGAATATCCTCCCTCAATCTGAACCCTAACCAATAGATACTAACAACcatagatctaggatcagcaCATCCTCCTTCGATCTGAACCTAAACCATTAGGGGGAAGAGAAAATATCTGACCTTGTATCAGTGGTAAGGGGCAACTTTCTTCCTACTTCGTTAAGCAGACACCACCTTCCATTTTGTGTGGCAGAGTGAGTTGCCCTGCCACTCTTACTGTGCTGTGATGACCTTCTGTTATGGGGCTTGTATATCCAATGCCTTCGACAATCATGTGCACATATCAGTTACCATGACGACGACAGAGGCCAGAATGACTGATTTTAGTTTTTTTCTCTCCTGAAATAAACCCTGAACGATCATAATGCAACCgtctccctgtgtctgtgtgtgcagggATTACTACACTTTAAGCCATTCAAAGTTTGTTTTTGCACTTAGATTGATTTCCACTTCTAATTGGCTTGTTTGTTGACCCCTGACCTTTTTGCCTTGACGACCAGAGAAAGATTAGAGAGGAGTCGTGTCCCTCCATAACCCTTCCATACACACAACCCCTGACTTCAGACACACACCACAGATGCTCAACAGACAGACATTTGACAGACGTCGAGCAGATGTAGGGGCGGATGTTGCGCCAACGTTTCACAGATGTTACTCTCACAGACCCACGTCAGACCCACgtcagtttacaattggctcattcatccccctcctctcccctgtaactattccccaggtcgttgctgcaaatgagaacgtgttctcagtcaacttacctggtaaaataacggtaaataaaataaaataaataaaaggtccAGCTaggaccctgggtctgagtgaatGAAGACACATTGATCTACATGCTCACAAAACAATTGCCTCAGGCATCAACATTGTGTTTTCCCAATACACTTTATTTCTAATTGTATAGCAAATGACTGTTGATTCACTAATATAGTTAGAACTAGCCACTTATAGCCAAGTGTGATTGGACTTAATTGGTGAAAGTGGTCTGAGATTGCCCTGTAGTTCTTCTGGAACTGGGGCCAATTCAAACTGCAGCCACATTAAGCACCCCTCATACTCACTCCTAGCACgtcagcctctctcctctctcacagtTATTGACCTTTGAACCCGTACAATGGATCTGGACTCTGAGTCGTGTGCAAATTCCACCCCATTCTTCTTGTTTACAttgtccctcccccccccccccccccctctctctgcatctGTCTTTTTGCTCTCCTGGTCAGAGGAATGCACAGCGAAGCTCAGGGAGATCATTCTCTCATAGACGTTAACAAACtcaaagcaacacacacacttagacacacgcACAATATGACATTCTCAGAGCGAGTTGAGCCACTCAGTGCGAGCaagtgtgggtggggggggggggctgctgttGTTGGACGAGAGGTCATGGTGCGTGTGGGTGGGGGGGCTGCTGTTGTTGGACGAGAGGTCATGGtgcgtgtgggtgggtggggggggggggggctgctgttGTTGGACGAGAGGTCATGGTGcgtgtgggtggggggggctgCTGTTGTTGGACGAGAGGTCATGGTgcgtgtgggtgggggggggggggctgctgttGTTGGACGAGAGGTCATGGTGcgtgtgggtggggggggctgCTGTTGTTGGACGAGAGGTCATGGTgcgtgtgggtgggggggggggggctgctgttGTTGGACGAGAGGtcatggtgtgtgtgggtggggggggggctgctgtTGTTGGACGAGAGGTCATGGTGCGTGTGGGTGGTGCGGGGGGATAGTTGAGAGGTTTTGCGTTCCCTGATCTTTTTGCCTTTTAAAgtgtttccctctctcctctgtgcccAGATACACAGCCCCCtcatccctcccactctctcctatTTAGGCTCCATAGTTGGCCTACAATCGATGGGATATACTGAAACGGCAGCCAGAAcaatctttctctccttcctcgtTCTCCTCCTTTTCCTACTCCCATCATCACGTCTTCCTTGTCTTGCTTTTTCCCCTCCTCATCCTTTTCCTCAATCTTCTCTGTCCCTTTCCTCATCTCTAGCTTCTAGAGAATGGCAGGCAGCGAGTCCATCTGATTAACTGTAGATGGATCTGAGCTGGTATGTAGGTAACGATCTGTGAAAcgtattactctctgtttatcaatTTCGCTcggtcactctctcctctccatattctctatctctgtgtcagaTGTATTGGTGATTTTCTCAGGGCCAATCCAGAGACTGATAGagcgtctccctctctcctgcccagAAAAGCACACAAGCACATTCCGTTCTGCTCTGTGTCCCTAGCATAGACGGACAGACTATAGAAgagtggagggtgtgtgtgtgtgtgtgtgtgtgtgttccctacaGTTGCAGGTATTTGTTTTCCTGTGCTCGTAGACCCAGATGAAGATTGAGGCTGTAGGGGTCTTTGTGATGAGGTTCAAGTCTTAGGACACGAACTCCAGCAAAAGGGGAAGAGCAgtgaagactgtgtgtgtgtctgtgggggtGGCACATCTGGCTTTATCCCGCAGtgcctggaggagagagggaaacccATTAAGAGCCCGTAACAGCAacccacaactctctctctctttctcatcctccactcttttctttacctctctctcttgtCTACCAAGAATGGAATTTCAGTTGGTGTGTTCAGTTTGTTTGGCCTAAAAACAACAGATTGTGTAATCTGGAAATAAAACACCCACAGCGTTAGTAATCATGATTAGAGTTTATATGCAGCTTCAGTAATACATTCATATATAATAATCCCAATGCCTCATGGTCATTCTCTTTGGTGTTGACACTAGGACAGCAACAGACAACACATGGAACAAATGCCCACAGACCCACCTGCCAGAAAGTAACCTCACTTTCTTCATTCACTCTAGTCATTCACTCATAATATACTCTAAATTAAATCATTTCATCTGTCTATCCATCAGCTGTATGACAGTGCTGTGTATTAATAGGAGCCAtacactatctctctccctctcattctctcgaGTCATTCACTAATACAAATTCCCTCTGCTATTCGAGGGCTACTGGATGCCCTCTCTATGTAATGTGTGTAggaactacagtatatatggcTGAATATGTCACTAAatgagtattgtgtgtgtgcctgtgaacAACAGGAATTAGAGAGACTGCCCAGCAGTCTTTAACAACATCCAGTCCAGAGACTAAAGCGGTGTGTGTGGCGTGCGGTGTAACACAGCCTCCTGGTATCTGTTGGGCGTAGCCTCCTGTGTGATAGTATTGAGGTGGTGCCCAGCCCGTCTCTCCGCTGACCTCAGCCTCTCCTCCAGCCCTTGCCTCTCCTGCTCCGCCCGGCGCTGGCTCTTCCTGGCGTTCCGGAGGGAGCGCTTCACCTTCCGGACGCGCTCCTTCAGCTgcctgttcctcctctccagctGGCCCAGGCGCTCCTGCTGCTTCctgctcttctcctcctcctcgaaCAGAGCCCCCTGCACCGAGGAGCacaggagctggaggaggagggagggaggaagagaaagaggtgaaggagagcgagagagagagaaattaaatCAACATTGGATAGGAATATCTATTAGCAGAAGTGTCATTCACCTAATCATTTTAATGGGGTGCACTAACTGGTGAACTTTTTCATGTACAACTCGATGATACTTGTGTCCCGCCATTTTCAAAGGGCATGACACTCAATTTGTGAGATCAGTGTCTGAATATTTATTTGAGCATAGTGCAACAGGGAAGTTGACTTGAGGGTCTTCTGTAAACATGGGACAGAATACAGCATGCCAGTAAGTATGTTGTCGGTTGGCATCAGGAGGAGAGCGTGAGAGCCCCAGTAACATCATCTTCCCATCAAtgtgtgttccttttgttcgTTTAACTCCA
This is a stretch of genomic DNA from Salvelinus alpinus chromosome 11, SLU_Salpinus.1, whole genome shotgun sequence. It encodes these proteins:
- the LOC139534076 gene encoding calcium/calmodulin-dependent protein kinase type 1D-like, whose translation is MARENGESGKGTWKKQVDDIKKIFELKEILGTGAFSEVVLAQERSTGKMFAVKCIPKKALKGKESSIENEITVLRKIKHENIVALEDIYESSNHLYLIMQLVSGGELFDRIVEKGFYTEKDASTLIRQVLDAVEYLHKLGIVHRDLKPENLLYFNPQDESKIMISDFGLSKMEGSGDVMSTACGTPGYVAPEVLAQKPYSKAVDCWSIGVIAYILLCGYPPFYDENDSKLFEQILKADYEFDAPYWDDISDSAKDFIGSLMEKDPAKRFTCDQALRHPWIAGDTALCKNIHESVSRQIRKNFAKSKWRQAFNATAVVRHMRRLQLSSSMGQSMDSSHPHPPNSRAAQMQNQRNQANQNQANQTPNQTPSQSSTQPSPSPSQTRSQSQNPNAAIMKSFSVDSPHKDCAPATPTPCSLASAASSVPSGGAELARPHPSTVATVLTETK